The segment AACTTAATGAGGATACAGCAATTGCAATTAGAAAAATTTCAAGAAAAGGATGTTCAAGATTTATGGATTCTGCACTTGATTGGGCAAAAAAATACGAGTTAAACAAAGTTGTGGCAATCACAAAACGAAATATTTTGAAAAAAACTGATGGATTATTTTTTGAAGAAGTAGAGAAATCAGTAAAGAGTTTTCCAAATATGGAGCTTCAAGAAATTTACATAGACAATATGGCTCAGCAATTAGTCATAAATCCAGAACAGTTTAACAATTCAGTTTTAGTCAGTACAAACCTATTCATGGATATAATTTCAGAACTTGCATCTGGAATTGTAGGTTCCATCGGTCTCATCTATTCATCAAATATGGGAAAAGATTATGCCATGTTTGAGGCTGCACACGGAAGTGCACCATCATTCAAGGGACAAAATAAAGTTAATCCAACTGCGACAGTACTTGCAGGTGCATGGATGGCAGATTATTTAGGTGAAAGAGACATTAGAGATGCAATTTTTTCAGCAACTGATCAAATAATTAATGAAGGAAAATATGTAACATTTGATATTGGCGGAGAAGCCACTACAACACAAATGTCAGAAAAAATTTCAGAACTTGCAAAAGCAAATTTAAGAAAGTAAGTGTTTTACTTCTACAATAATCAGTTCTTCAAAAAATAATTTTTTTTTATCAATTATTTTTGCTTGAAAACCTTTGGAGTTTACAAAATTAACTAATCCCATATAATCAGATAATGATGACGTTACAAACAGGAATTTTCCATTCTTGTCTAAATGAGGCAATGCTGAAGAGATAATTTCCAATGGGATTTCCAATCCATCTTTTCCACCATCAGTTGCAACATCAATAATTTCATCAGTTGCGAGATAAGGAAGATTGCAAATGATGAGATCAAATTGTAAATTCAATGCATCAGCAGAATGACAACATATGGCATTTTGAGTTTTATAATTTTGTGTACAAAGGGTGTTGAAACTAATATCAGTTCCAACAACTAACTGGAAATTTGAGTTTAGAATGTCAGTCAGATAGCCAGAACCGCATCCTATGTCTAATGCAGATTTACCGCGAAGATCCTTTAGCCTATCTGCAAGAAAGAATGTATCTTCAGCAGGAAGGTATTGTTCAGATTTTTTTAATTTTTTTTGCAAATTTGATAATTTCATTATTGTTCATCTCTTCTAATCTCTGATCAGATTTTATTTCTAATCCCAATTTCTTTCCTATATTTTGAAGTTTTTTCCTTCTAAATGAGAACATGAGATTAACAGACTGGATTAATTCTTTTGAAAATGTATTTTTTCTTGAAAATGACATTATAGCAGAATCAATTTTTGGCTTTGGAGTAAAATTTTCTTTTCCAATTTTTTTGAGAATTTTCATTTCAAATCCAGACTGAGCCAAGACAGAAATTGCCTTTCTTTCATTACCTTCAGCTAGTAGTTTTTTTGCAAAATCATATTGGACCATGACTATTCCATGCTGAAATTTTTCCATGAGCATCCATTGTATGGCATTTTTACTTTCAGAATATGGCAAATTAGAGACAAAAATATCAAATTTTTCGTGTTGTTTAAAGCCGTCACCATGAATAATTTTGAGATTTTTGATTTTAGAAAATTTTACTTTTGATTCCTCATAAAGTTTAACATCTTTTTCAACAGAAATTACATTTTTTGATTTTTCACAAAGAAATGGAGTAAGAATTCCTTTTCCAATTCCAATTTCATAAACTATGTTATTTTTTGATATCTTTGCCGAATCAACAATGAATTTTGCAATTAATTTTGAATTAAGAAAATTTTGTCCTAATTTTTTTCGAATACTCATTTTTTGACAAATAATCTAAACTGAGTTTCACCAGAAATTTCTTCAATAATTCTTTTTGATAAATGATTAACAGGTTCTTTAATTCCTGCACGAGATTCTAAATCCTCATAATTTTCAAACTTTTTTTTGTTAATTTCATCAATTATGACTTTGAGATATGTTTTACCAATTCCAGGAATCAATTCAAGCGAGTGTTTGCGTGGGGTTAATGGTTGTGCATTATTGATATAATTTACAAATCTGATTTCATTGTTTGTGACAATTGTAGATACAACATTAGTTAATTCGGTTTGGGCAGAATCAGATATTTGCTCATAATCTAACTTACCCAATACAGATTGAACTTTTGTTCGTCCTTCTTTTCCAATGTAAATTTTTTCACCTATTTCAAATTCTGATTCATCTAAACCAAGAACTTCAAGTAATGTTAAACGTTCTTCACCTAGAGCTGTTACAATTACACCTTCTCGGCCTCTAACAGTTTTTGACCTACCTCGTGTTGAAAAATCTAACACATATGCATATTCTTCATATTTTCGTGATTGGGTAGTTCCCCTTTCCAAAAAAATCACCTAATTATCTAACTATTGTCCTTGATAATTTTAAGAATTTTTTCTAAAGTTTCAGTCAGAATTAATTTTTTCCATCCAAATGTAAAAGAACGTAATTCAGACATTGTTTGTGGACAAATGTTAATCAGTTCAACAGCTTCTTCTTCAGTAATATTGCAATCTTTAACTAATTGTTGTTTCATTTTTTTTGCTGAACTTGCCTCCAATGTTGAGACTTTGGAAACATAATCAAAAGTCCATCTTTGAATTTGGTCCATATTTTCAGGATCTTGATTCTTCAACAATTCTTTTACTTCAGATAGTGAAACTGCTTGTTTCTTTTTTACTTCTTCCATTTTATACACCGAATGGTTTGATATGGTCTAATCTAGTGATTAAAGTTTTTGATTTTTCACCTAATTTTACATCTAAAACTACATGT is part of the Candidatus Nitrosopelagicus brevis genome and harbors:
- a CDS encoding RNA polymerase Rpb4, yielding MEEVKKKQAVSLSEVKELLKNQDPENMDQIQRWTFDYVSKVSTLEASSAKKMKQQLVKDCNITEEEAVELINICPQTMSELRSFTFGWKKLILTETLEKILKIIKDNS
- a CDS encoding ribosomal RNA small subunit methyltransferase A, with the protein product MSIRKKLGQNFLNSKLIAKFIVDSAKISKNNIVYEIGIGKGILTPFLCEKSKNVISVEKDVKLYEESKVKFSKIKNLKIIHGDGFKQHEKFDIFVSNLPYSESKNAIQWMLMEKFQHGIVMVQYDFAKKLLAEGNERKAISVLAQSGFEMKILKKIGKENFTPKPKIDSAIMSFSRKNTFSKELIQSVNLMFSFRRKKLQNIGKKLGLEIKSDQRLEEMNNNEIIKFAKKIKKI
- a CDS encoding isocitrate/isopropylmalate dehydrogenase family protein, yielding MTKKVAIMKGDGIGPEIVDAMTGILKECNLQSEMVFCDAGSEQWEKNGSKDASYIPESTMTTLEEVDACFKGPTTTIPKPGAPRSVAVTLRQKFELFANIRPVKTFKRLTPNRNVDFVCFREATEGLYTGVETQLNEDTAIAIRKISRKGCSRFMDSALDWAKKYELNKVVAITKRNILKKTDGLFFEEVEKSVKSFPNMELQEIYIDNMAQQLVINPEQFNNSVLVSTNLFMDIISELASGIVGSIGLIYSSNMGKDYAMFEAAHGSAPSFKGQNKVNPTATVLAGAWMADYLGERDIRDAIFSATDQIINEGKYVTFDIGGEATTTQMSEKISELAKANLRK
- a CDS encoding DUF655 domain-containing protein — protein: MERGTTQSRKYEEYAYVLDFSTRGRSKTVRGREGVIVTALGEERLTLLEVLGLDESEFEIGEKIYIGKEGRTKVQSVLGKLDYEQISDSAQTELTNVVSTIVTNNEIRFVNYINNAQPLTPRKHSLELIPGIGKTYLKVIIDEINKKKFENYEDLESRAGIKEPVNHLSKRIIEEISGETQFRLFVKK
- a CDS encoding HemK2/MTQ2 family protein methyltransferase, with amino-acid sequence MKLSNLQKKLKKSEQYLPAEDTFFLADRLKDLRGKSALDIGCGSGYLTDILNSNFQLVVGTDISFNTLCTQNYKTQNAICCHSADALNLQFDLIICNLPYLATDEIIDVATDGGKDGLEIPLEIISSALPHLDKNGKFLFVTSSLSDYMGLVNFVNSKGFQAKIIDKKKLFFEELIIVEVKHLLS